One region of Triticum aestivum cultivar Chinese Spring chromosome 6B, IWGSC CS RefSeq v2.1, whole genome shotgun sequence genomic DNA includes:
- the LOC123135163 gene encoding putative disease resistance protein At1g50180: MAESVLSTVLGNVGNLAVQEASFLGGVTLEVAFLKDELMRLQGYLKDAESKRRSGNATVTILMSQIGDAAYEAENVIEAVDYMKKRNDIKKGFMGAISRYAHIPSDLTTLHKVGVEIQRVRRKLSEIFQSIERLKINLDSGVVDESLEDYDLRHLRNDDVVMVGFENEYKEIVDKLVQGEKMLSVVSIVAMGGAGKTTLARKVYISSQVEQHFEALVWVTVSQKFKVIDLLKEILKQILSDVDQSTKIDEMKEYEVGKKIHDILIKKIYLVVLDDVWETDTWEQINRTIKAFPDTSNCSRILLTTRKEDVAKHVEMQTHVHALRSLDEEKSWLLFSSKALPSYRISSIHNLDKYEELGRKLTRKCAGLPLALAVLGGYLSKNLNTQAWSDVLLCWPSTKDTQMMRAIIARSYENLQNHHLRSCVLYLAAFPEDYIISVSALINLWIAEGFIPHTPKHTLEKTARMYVSELAQRSFVQVVQTSIIHERAEEIRIHDIIRDWCIEEASQDGFLDVIHETTSGQVGASSSHNKIFYRSSFQNLSGQILQASPNLRTLFGFELSSLSLPDVRFLRVLHVENTRLKNFSTVIGGCIHLRHLSLRGCGRVKVPSSIRKLLYLQTIHVDSNVPSSLWDIPTLRHVDLCCISLPRSVQILQTLQELRMWPTDDEVGKDPMPILEMLPCLVVLELHCFIPEAMSSGAQGFPRLQELRLEGCYFNKWTMEVGTMPKLSHLSLDMFDMLDEIEIPDGLLHLPSISFVSLHARAIACSSHSTAEGLKQKGCEVTIVTVPL, encoded by the exons ATGGCTGAATCCGTCCTCAGCACTGTTCTTGGGAATGTGGGCAATCTTGCTGTTCAGGAGGCTAGTTTCTTAGGTGGGGTCACACTTGAAGTGGCCTTCTTAAAAGATGAGCTGATGCGGTTGCAAGGCTACCTCAAAGACGCCGAGAGCAAACGGAGATCTGGAAATGCAACAGTCACTATCTTAATGAGCCAGATCGGGGATGCTGCTTATGAGGCCGAGAATGTTATCGAAGCAGTAGATTAcatgaagaaaagaaatgacataaaaaagggcTTCATGGGTGCAATTTCAAGGTATGCTCACATACCAAGTGATTTGACTACCCTGCATAAAGTTGGTGTTGAAATCCAGCGTGTAAGAAGGAAACTCAGTGAGATATTTCAGAGCATAGAACGTTTGAAAATCAACTTGGATAGTGGTGTTGTGGATGAGTCTCTAGAAGATTATGACCTTAGACATTTGCGTAATGATGATGTTGTCATGGTAGGTTTTGAGAATGAGTACAAAGAAATAGTGGACAAATTAGTTCAGGGAGAAAAAATGCTTAGTGTTGTCTCCATAGTTGCCATGGGCGGGGCAGGAAAAACAACACTTGCTAGAAAAGTATACATTTCTTCTCAAGTCGAACAACACTTTGAAGCACTTGTTTGGGTTACTGTatctcaaaagttcaaggtcattgATTTACTAAAGGAGATTTTGAAGCAAATACTGAGTGACGTAGACCAGTCTACAAAAATTGATGAAATGAAAGAGTATGAGGTGGGAAAGAAGATCCATGATATCCTCATCAAGAAAATATACTTGGTAGTTCTCGATGATGTGTGGGAAACAGACACATGGGAACAAATAAATAGAACAATTAAGGCCTTTCCGGATACGTCTAACTGTAGTAGAATACTGCTAACCACAAGAAAAGAAGATGTTGCGAAACATGTTGAAATGCAAACCCATGTACATGCTTTGAGGAGTTTAGATGAAGAGAAAAGTTGGTTACTTTTTAGTAGCAAAGCTTTACCTTCATATAGAATATCAAGCATACACAATCTGGATAAATATGAAGAACTGGGAAGAAAACTTACAAGGAAATGTGCTGGACTACCACTTGCACTTGCAGTTTTAGGGGGGTACCTATCAAAGAATCTCAACACACAGGCATGGTCCGATGTGCTACTGTGTTGGCCATCAACCAAGGACACACAGATGATGCGAGCCATAATAGCTCGCAGTTACGAGAACCTACAAAATCACCATTTAAGATCATGTGTGCTGTATCTTGCTGCTTTTCCTGAGGATTACATAATATCTGTGTCAGCTCTTATTAATCTATGGATAGCAGAAGGCTTCATTCCACATACACCTAAGCATACTCTAGAAAAAACAGCTCGTATGTATGTAAGTGAGTTGGCTCAAAGAAGCTTCGTGCAAGTTGTTCAAACAAGCATTATACATGAACGTGCCGAGGAAATAAGGATTCATGATATAATACGTGACTGGTGCATAGAAGAGGCATCACAAGATGGTTTCCTTGATGTCATCCATGAAACTACTAGTG GGCAAGTTGGTGCATCATCATCTCATAACAAGATATTCTATCGTTCTTCTTTCCAAAACTTGAGTGGGCAGATCTTACAGGCTTCACCTAATCTCAGAACTTTGTTTGGCTTTGAACTTTCATCACTATCTTTACCTGATGTAAGGTTCCTAAGAGTTCTTCATGTTGAGAACACAAGGCTAAAGAATTTCTCAACGGTAATTGGTGGGTGCATTCACCTACGACACCTGAGTTTGAGAGGTTGTGGAAGAGTGAAGGTTCCCTCTTCAATCAGGAAACTCCTTTATCTGCAAACTATACATGTAGACTCAAATGTACCAAGCTCCCTCTGGGATATACCTACTCTAAGACATGTAGATCTTTGTTGTATTTCTCTGCCAAGGAGTGTGCAAATTCTACAAACCCTACAGGAGCTTCGTATGTGGCCCACTGATGATGAAGTAGGTAAAGACCCGATGCCGATCTTGGAGATGCTTCCTTGTCTTGTAGTGCTAGAGTTGCATTGTTTTATACCCGAAGCAATGTCCTCTGGTGCCCAAGGGTTCCCTCGTCTGCAAGAGTTACGACTTGAGGGCTGTTACTTTAACAAGTGGACGATGGAGGTTGGGACAATGCCAAAGCTATCCCACCTGTCACTTGATATGTTCGATATGCTGGATGAAATTGAAATCCCCGATGGATTACTGCACCTTCCATCCATCAGTTTCGTATCACTGCATGCGAGAGCAATTGCTTGTTCGAGTCACAGCACAGCGGAAGGGCTGAAGCAGAAAGGATGCGAG GTCACAATAGTTACTGTTCCCCTTTAA